The genomic interval gtacataaactgaaaaaatataattaaaaagttaattattaataattgtcaatttcacatgtatttaacaatgtcaaacatatgtcatatgtttaacctgaaaattggtaggtccaaaactgtcagatgaaggcggtaggtgtcgcgtcagtcacgcacggaacGAAACAATACACAATGTGCAAACACAATACATGAACATTTACACAAATACAAACGCATAAAGCACATACAAATTATGCAGAAACACACAGAATAATCAGAATTTGAAGTCTCGTATGGCAAAAATCCACCTTTACATTTTTTCAGTCAAATGGGCTATTGCCTACAACACCAAGGTTATACACCCttatttttaatactttataaattattttcagtAATTATTGCTATCAAATATAACCGTACTGTGAaaacattttaaagtatttttattttttaaaaacacaaaTATGTTGAAATTCCACATTTTTTTATAAGTCATCATGCTTTTCCAAGGGTTATGTTGTACTTAAGTTTGAGTTTTTATTTGACGCACAATAACCACAAATTCACCaaaaatactaatataaaaatataactgCCTTCATTTTCAAACCAatgatttataaaattattttttttcagaAATCAAATATCATCAATAAACGGTGTGTGGTCGCACATGAAAACCTCAGTCTCAACCCTTTTCCTCGGCGAGAATGACATAACCATCATACCGAACGAGACTACAAACCATAACGGAGTAAAACAGAGCCAACAAAGTTTACGACAATTCAAATCTCTGATTTGGTTAAACTTGGACGGAAACCGAATATTCGAAATACATAAACACTCATTACCTATTTGCTTGAAAACCGCAAGTCTTTCCTACAACTTGTTGCACGTGTTCCCGATCGAACTTATAGCGACCTCCCCGTATCTGCAATGGCTGTACCTACGAGGGAACCACATAAAATTGATACCGCAGTACACTTTGTCGACGATGTTGTACTTGGAGAAGATAGACCTGGCTGAAAATTTCATAAGCACACTGCCGGCGTATCTCTTTAACAATTCACTCAACATAAGAGATATTAATTTAGCTTTTAACGACTTTAGAATGTTAACGGATAATTGTTTCTCCGGCCTAAATACAGGAAGAATTATTTTATCGTATAATTCTATCGAAAAAATGGACTACGATGCTTTTAACGGTATTTTAAATTCCCTGGAGTACTTGGATCTTGACCACAACAATTTGCAACGTATTCCTGAAGGAATTCGACGATTAAAAGGATTGAAATATCTATATATCTCTTCGAATTTACTGAAAGatattgatccaacagcttttgATAATTTTGCGCCAAGTTTAAGAGCGCTAAGTTTGAGTGGAAATCAGCTAGTTGAAATCCCATCAACGGCTTTACAAAATTGTACCAAACTTTCACACTTCAACATCGCTTTTAATGAAATAGTTGAAATTGATGAAGGTACGTTCCAGAATTGGGGATCGACTATTAAAAGCCTAGTTTTATCCAATAATCGGTTAATAAAGCTAACAAATAACGTTTTTAATGGTATCGAAGAACTTAATGAGTTAAGTTTGAGTTTTAACCCCCTTAGATTTATAGAAAAAGACGCTTTTGCTGGTTTAGCAAAGTTGGAAAGTTTCGAATTATCTTTCGGATTCGAGGAAAACGAACTAAACTACGAAATTTTTGACCCCATGATCAGCCTAAAAGGTCTATCGCTGGACCACAATAATATTGTTTCGATTTATCCGTCGTCTTTTTTATTGCCGGAGCTAATGTACCTCAATTTGGAGTCTAATAAGATTAGAGCGATCCCGAAAACGTTCCTTAAGGCGAACGTTCACTCCAAGCTTCAGGACATCCGCTTTTCAGACAACGAGCTGACGGTTATCGAGACTGGCACGTTTAGAGCATTACCTAATTTGGAAACTGTCCTGTTATCCAACAACAAGATTAGGAACATCGAGAAGCAATCGTTCTCCGACCTGCCAAAACTCAATACGGTCATTCTTTCGCATAACAGGTTGAGCGATATTAGCCGTGATGCTTTCACAAATTTGCAGGGCGTCGGGAAGATCGATTTTTACAATAACTTGTTGTCTGAAGTGTCTTTTACGTTTTTCACGAATATTTCTGGAGCACTGCACTTGAATTTCAGCAGAAACCAAATTGTTTCCTGCGTTTCAGATTCTAGAGTTTTTAAATATACAAGTTTTCGACTTGAGATATAACAATTTAGATAAAATTCCCGGGTGTATCGAAAAAACTTCCGCTTTAAGAAAACTTTATTTGGATTTTAATATAGTAAATAATTTAGATCACAGCGTTTTTATGCACTTGACCTCTTTAGAATATTTAGGATTGCAGCAGAACAacataaaaagtgtaaaaaagaAAGCGTTTTTTGGATTACAAAACCTCCAATCTTTGGATTTGTCGAAAAACTTTATAAACCAATTGCACATCGGGCAATTCGCTAATATGTCAAAATTGAGGATACTAAATCTTAGTGGGAACCATTTAAGTTATCTACCCAAAGAGATCTTTAAAAGTACTCACATCGAAATGCTCGATCTCAGTTTTAATTTGTTTTCAGTTGTGCCTAGCACAAGTCTGTCAGACATCGGCATATCTTTAAGACACTTCTCCATGAGATCCAATAACATTGAACACATCGATATAACTACATTTCCAGATATTCCACTATTGCAGCATTTAGATCTAGGAAACAACAAACTAACTATTTTACCAGATAATGTTTTTACTAGTTTA from Diabrotica undecimpunctata isolate CICGRU unplaced genomic scaffold, icDiaUnde3 ctg00002254.1, whole genome shotgun sequence carries:
- the LOC140431909 gene encoding LOW QUALITY PROTEIN: uncharacterized protein (The sequence of the model RefSeq protein was modified relative to this genomic sequence to represent the inferred CDS: deleted 1 base in 1 codon), producing SLWKSLTSLDLSYNKLDSIPLAALKEIRSLQWINLHGNQISSINGVWSHMKTSVSTLFLGENDITIIPNETTNHNGVKQSQQSLRQFKSLIWLNLDGNRIFEIHKHSLPICLKTASLSYNLLHVFPIELIATSPYLQWLYLRGNHIKLIPQYTLSTMLYLEKIDLAENFISTLPAYLFNNSLNIRDINLAFNDFRMLTDNCFSGLNTGRIILSYNSIEKMDYDAFNGILNSLEYLDLDHNNLQRIPEGIRRLKGLKYLYISSNLLKDIDPTAFDNFAPSLRALSLSGNQLVEIPSTALQNCTKLSHFNIAFNEIVEIDEGTFQNWGSTIKSLVLSNNRLIKLTNNVFNGIEELNELSLSFNPLRFIEKDAFAGLAKLESFELSFGFEENELNYEIFDPMISLKGLSLDHNNIVSIYPSSFLLPELMYLNLESNKIRAIPKTFLKANVHSKLQDIRFSDNELTVIETGTFRALPNLETVLLSNNKIRNIEKQSFSDLPKLNTVILSHNRLSDISRDAFTNLQGVGKIDFYNNLLSEVSFTFFTNISGALHLNFSRNQIVSCVSDLEFLNIQVFDLRYNNLDKIPGCIEKTSALRKLYLDFNIVNNLDHSVFMHLTSLEYLGLQQNNIKSVKKKAFFGLQNLQSLDLSKNFINQLHIGQFANMSKLRILNLSGNHLSYLPKEIFKSTHIEMLDLSFNLFSVVPSTSLSDIGISLRHFSMRSNNIEHIDITTFPDIPLLQHLDLGNNKLTILPDNVFTSLGLLQTLDLSFNPLRSNFKELFHYAQGLKFLNLANTGMIATPHFPLPDLISLNLSYNSIEAINKNSVQQLSNLKSLDLSHNNLLQVPSQLWIHLPNLKTLELSYNPIKELLFDNFVNLQNLQELNIEHLNYLSRFESEAITQLKILSKLSMQTWPKIENFSEKLCQMLSNIDQLRVLRILVVEPELTDQLLCITNRKIRLLELTGRNLKVVNKDAFARFTKNPELTIKLHGTQIEELPSGLFSNMFKIAHLTLDLRNNMLTHLHPEIFYGNSSRWKNVGTTLISGGLFLSNNPFRCGCHLSWLSHWLRRWTRESLQSHNSPIEAVIKMNEVIKESTCIDSVTGTRIPIVDLEPEDMSCHASALSNGTYSNNASVIFVILLIIIKFVR